The Moorella glycerini genomic interval TCTTCCTTAAAAACAAAAACCGGGTGGAAGCATGTCTTTCGTCTTTCAATTGGTTTTAGGCCCTATTGGTAGCTGCTTACCTGGAATACCGGGTCAGAAAAAGCCTGGAGAAAGAGGAGAATCCTTTAGTCCTTCCGGGGAAGCGTAAAAGCACTAACCCTACGGCGTGGGCACTCCTGCAAATGTTTGATTATCTTTTGGTGGTTAAACAGGGTCCGGACCGGGCGTTAATCAACTACCACGGGCCGGAGGTGATTAGAGCTCTTGAACTTGCCGGTTTCAGTAAGGAAATATACCTTTTTCCTCCCATTTTCCCTTAACGGAACGGCAAGGGAGTGGATTTTTTGAGGCTTCGAAAATTCTTTGGGAAATCTACCCGGGGGTGCGGAATGTAAGTTTAGCCGCCGTTGGGTGTTAATATCATTCTTTTACAGGCGTAAGCTTCAAGGAATTCAAGCCCGCCTTTTTTAACTTCCGCCACAGGGTTGTCGGGCTGATACCTAAAATCTCCGCCATCTTTTTCTTATTCCAGTTGACTTCCTCGCCGACGGCCCGGATTAATTCCACTTCGTTATTAGCAAGTGCTTCGGCGAGAGGGGCGGTCCTGGCAGGCCCCGTCCGGACCTGAGCAGGGCAATCCTGTTTAGTAGCTGGTTTAATTTCTTGCAGGAGGTGTTCCAGTACCCCGGCCGGGTCGCGGTTATACGTAGCGATGGCCACGAACCTTTCCGCGAAGTTTTCCAGTTCACGCACATTGCCGGGCCAATGATAACGTTGCAGGATCTCCAGATCTTCCTGGCCAGGGAGCTGCAAATCCGCGTTTAATTGGGTGGCGAATTTCTTTACAAAATGTTTAAAGAGGAGGGGGATGTCTTCCATTCTTTCGCGGAGGGGAGGTAGCCGCAGGAGAAGCACGTTCAAGCGGTAATATAAATCCTGGCGGAATTCCCCTTTCCGGACAGCTTCTTCAAGATTGCAATTGGTGGCGGCAATAATACGTACATTTACCGGAATAACTTTATCGCCGCCCAGCCGGGCAACCTCCCTTTCCTGGATTACGCGCAGAATCTTGGCCTGCAGGTCCAGGGGCATGGTGCCTATTTCATCGAGAAAGATGGTCCCGCCGTGGGCCAGTTCGAATAAACCGGCTTTTCCGGTCTTGCGGGCGCCGGTGAAAGCGCCTTCTTCGTAACCGAATAGTTCACTTTCCATAAGTTCTTTGGGCAGGGCCGAGCAGTTGATAGCGACAAAGGGCCCCTTCCTGCGGGCGCTTAAATTGTGGATGCTCTGGGCGAAGAGCTCTTTGCCGGTGCCGGTCTCGCCATAAATGAGCACGGTAGCATCCGTGGCCGCAAAAGCCCGGGCCTCTTTTTTAGCGCATTCTAAACCCGCGCTGGCGCCGACGATGTCTTTGAGGTTGAACCTGGCTACCAGGCCCTTGCTGGCCAGCTGCCGCCTTACATTATACTCCACTTTTTGCAACTGGGAAGCTTCGGTAAAAGTGATAATCGTCGTCGTCATATTTTCCACTAGGGAACTGGGCACGATATTGGCCACTATCGACTTATCTTTAAATTTAACGAGTATGCCGGCCTGAGGGTGCTGGTATTTCTCCCCGAGGATTTTTTCCAGGGTTTCTTTCCCCTCGGGCAGCAGGCAATCTTTAAGACTTTTGCCAAGGGGTTTTTTTAGCAAATCGCTCCGGGCTACTTCCAATAGCTGGCAGGCCCGGTCATTGACATAAACTACTGTTTGATCGCCTTCCAGGAAAATTACTCCTTCGTGGGCAAAATCGAGCAGCGCCTGAAAGCGTGTCAGGTAATCCCTTTCTTTTTGAATAGCCCGGTAGATGTCAATGGCCTTGCGGACGCACTGGGTGACTGTATCTTTGTGTATTTCGATCATCTGGTGCTGGAGACCGCAGGAAACGGCATGCTTTTCGGTAAGAACCCCGCCTACTATTACTGTGACCCCTTTTTCCTTGGCCCTCAATACTGCCGGTAACGCTTCTTCCCGGGAATGATATAGTTCTTTAATAACCTCCAACCCGAAAACCACGGGCCAGGGCTCCAGGTCGCAGTCCTGGGCGGAATGGACAACGAGGGCTGCTTTACCCCCTTTTTTGCTGGCCTGATAAAGGGCCTCCATAATATCGGCAAAAGTGAGATAACGTTCCACCACCGGTATGGATAAAATGGGGGCCAGCAGGTTGATCGTATCCACACGGCTGATAAGGACGTCGCACTTTTTCTCCAGTTCTCTGGCTACCCGGATTATATCCTTATCATCAAGGGGGTCGGGCTGGGCAATTTCGATGCCGGCGATCTCGGCAGCCATCTCCCGGCTTACGGCAGCTGATATTTCCACCAGCTTGGGGTGAAAGATGATATGACCTATGCGCGGTTTCATAGCAACACCTCGCGGAATAAAAATTCTAAAAAGATTATAATACCCTGAAATGAAGTTTGCAATAAAGTAATACATATTTCATAAATGAAATTAAAGCAACTTGCCGACACCTCCTTACCGGGTAGTATTTGGCTAACGTTACTGTTAAAACCGGTACTTTTCCTGGCTGGCACGGTTCTTGCAACACAAAAAATATCAATATTAACTTTGCAGCAGCGGCAAGGAGGATGGCAATGAAGCTTCTTTCACCCATTAAAATCGGCAACCTGGAAATTAGAAACCGGGTAGTCATGGCGCCCATGACCAACAATTATGCCCAGGACGGCTATGTTACCGAGCGGATGTTCCATTTCTACGCCGAGAGAGCCAAAGGCGGGGTGGGGCTGGTTACCGTTGAAGACGGCATCGTTGATTTTCCGGTAGGGAATAATGCCAAAAATGCGGTGGCCATTGATGACGATAAGTATATTCCCATGCTGCAGAAACTCAGCGCGGCTATCAAAAGGCACGGTGCCCGGGCGGCAATCCAGCTTTCCCATGCTGGCAGGAGGGCCGGGCGCGTAAGCCTGCATAACGGCTACCTGGAGGTTACCCGCGGCCGGCTTCCCGTTGCCCCTTCAGTCCTGGCCCACCCCTTTCCCGGGCAGGTTGTGCCCCGGGAGCTAAGGGTAGAAGAGATTGAAGAGATCGTGGAGAAATTTGGCCAGGCCGCCCGCCGGGCTGCTGAGGCGGGGTTTGATGTCATCAGCATTCATTGTGCCCATATGTACCTTTGCGGCGAGTTTCTCTCGCCCTGGGCCAACAAGCGCACGGATAAATACGGCGGCAGCCTGGAAAACCGCATGCGCTTTGTGCTGGAGATTATTGCCAGGGTGCAGAAGGAAGTGGGTACCGATTTTCCCCTCATCTGCCGCATGAACGGCCAGGAGCCGGAGGGCGGCAATTCCCTCCTGGAGATCCGGGAAATCGCCCGGAGGTTGCAACTGGCAGGCATCAAGGCCATCAGCGTTTCGACCGGTTTTGCTGCCGTTTTGCAAGAAAGGAATTTTATCTCCGCCGAAGCCCCGATAGGGACGCCGGAAGGCTGCATCGTGCCCCTGGCGGAAAACATCAAGATCGGCGTTAGCGTACCGGTGATTACGGCCAACAAGATCCGCAGCGTGGATTTTGCTGAAGGCGTTTTACAGCAGGGGCGGGCGGATATGATCGCCCTGGGCCGGCCGCTAATTGCCGACCCGTACTGGGTGCAGAAAGTTGCCGCCGGCAGGTATCAAGACATCCGTCCCTGTGTCTCCTGTTGCCAGGGCTGCGTGGAACACGTGCTCAAAGGCGTACCCATTACCTGCATCCTCAACCCCCGGGCGGGCAAAGAAGGCGAGATCGAAGTCAACCCTGCGCCGCCGGACCGGCAAAAGAAGGTGCTGGTAATCGGCGGCGGGCCAGGGGGGCTGGAAGCAGCCGTTACCGCTGCCTCAAGGGGGCATAATGTTACCCTCTGGGAAAAAGAAAAGGAACTGGGCGGCACTATTTTGCTGGCTGAAAAGCCGCCCCGCAAGGGCGAATTGAGGAAGATCATTGATTATTACCGGCACCAGGTCGAACAGGCAGGTGTAAAAGTGGAATTAGGCTTGGAAGCCAGTAAAGAAGCAGTTACAGCCTTCCAGCCCGACGTTGTCATCCTGGCGACGGGCGGGAAACCAGTCAGGCCGGCCATCAAAGGCCTTGAACAGGGCAACGTTTACTGGGCTGTTGATCTCCTTAAGAATGATTGCAGCGATATCGGGGAAAAGGTGGCCATTATCGGCGGCGGGCAGGTCGGTGTGGAAACGGCGGAGTGGCTGGCGGAAAAAGGGAAAGAGGTAACCGTTATCGAGATGCTGCCCGAAGTGGCCGGGGATATGGCCCATGCGGTCAAGGTGCCCTTAATGCTTAATTTGCAGGACTACGGTGTCAGGATGCTTACCAATACCCGCGTGAAGGAAATTACCGGCGCCGGCGTCCTGGTGGAGAGGAAGGGGGTAGAGGAACTGCTTCCGGCGGACGCAGTGGTCATCGCTGTGGGAATAGAGGCTGATAACAGCCTGGAAGCGGAATTAAAAGATCAGATACCGGCTTTATACGCGGTAGGAGACTGCAAAAGCCCGGGCAAGATTATGGACGCGGTGCATGAAGGGTTCCAGGTAGGGTTACAGATTTAATCTATTATGGAGCAGATCCCGGCGGTGGGAGATGTGATGCAGTGTAGCGTGCTAAATCTCCCACCACCGGTGGCGGTGTCGTCCCGGCCTGATTTCAGCCGGCTTCCCCGCAGGGCTGCAGAAAATAGCCGGCCCGGGAGGTTTAACGCCTGTTATGCCAGGGCTCCAGACAGGATGCCGGACGAAGATAAGCGGATCAAATTACAACCCACCAGCCATAAATATTGGAAAGAAAGTCCCGCTAGCAGAGCTGATAGCGGGGATCAAATGTATCCTGGGCGTCAAGTTATTATGTAAAATCTGAGGGAAGTGAAATTTTGATTTGAATACATGTATGGCAAAATAATTTATTTTCGAGGAGGGAATGTTCCAGATGTCTTTACCGGTAATTGCTTTCCTGGCACTGATACTCATGATTGTCTTTGCCATGACAATGCCGATAAACATCGGCGCCACCTCATTGGGAATGGCGCTGGTGGTCGGCCACTACATAGGTGGCCAGAAAGTAGCCGATATCCTGAAAAGCTATCCCACCAGCCTATTTATCGCGATGGTCGGGATCACCTATTTCTTTACCATGGCCCAGGTAAACGGCACCCTGGACAAAATTATTAAATATACCCTCAAAAGCGTTAAAGGAAATACTGCCATTCTGCCTATAATTTTCTTTTTTGTGGCCTTTTTCCTTGCGGCCATCGGGCCGGGACAAAATGCTTCTTTTGTGATGGCGCCGATAGTCATGCTGCTGGCAGAAGAAGCAGGTATTCACCCTATGCTTATAGCTATCGCAACGAGTAACGGCGTCCAGGCCGGGGCTTTATCCCCGATTGCCCTGGCCGGGATTATAGTCGCGGGGATAACCCAGAAGATGGGCCTTACGGGCGTGGG includes:
- a CDS encoding FAD-dependent oxidoreductase, whose product is MKLLSPIKIGNLEIRNRVVMAPMTNNYAQDGYVTERMFHFYAERAKGGVGLVTVEDGIVDFPVGNNAKNAVAIDDDKYIPMLQKLSAAIKRHGARAAIQLSHAGRRAGRVSLHNGYLEVTRGRLPVAPSVLAHPFPGQVVPRELRVEEIEEIVEKFGQAARRAAEAGFDVISIHCAHMYLCGEFLSPWANKRTDKYGGSLENRMRFVLEIIARVQKEVGTDFPLICRMNGQEPEGGNSLLEIREIARRLQLAGIKAISVSTGFAAVLQERNFISAEAPIGTPEGCIVPLAENIKIGVSVPVITANKIRSVDFAEGVLQQGRADMIALGRPLIADPYWVQKVAAGRYQDIRPCVSCCQGCVEHVLKGVPITCILNPRAGKEGEIEVNPAPPDRQKKVLVIGGGPGGLEAAVTAASRGHNVTLWEKEKELGGTILLAEKPPRKGELRKIIDYYRHQVEQAGVKVELGLEASKEAVTAFQPDVVILATGGKPVRPAIKGLEQGNVYWAVDLLKNDCSDIGEKVAIIGGGQVGVETAEWLAEKGKEVTVIEMLPEVAGDMAHAVKVPLMLNLQDYGVRMLTNTRVKEITGAGVLVERKGVEELLPADAVVIAVGIEADNSLEAELKDQIPALYAVGDCKSPGKIMDAVHEGFQVGLQI
- a CDS encoding sigma 54-interacting transcriptional regulator; this encodes MKPRIGHIIFHPKLVEISAAVSREMAAEIAGIEIAQPDPLDDKDIIRVARELEKKCDVLISRVDTINLLAPILSIPVVERYLTFADIMEALYQASKKGGKAALVVHSAQDCDLEPWPVVFGLEVIKELYHSREEALPAVLRAKEKGVTVIVGGVLTEKHAVSCGLQHQMIEIHKDTVTQCVRKAIDIYRAIQKERDYLTRFQALLDFAHEGVIFLEGDQTVVYVNDRACQLLEVARSDLLKKPLGKSLKDCLLPEGKETLEKILGEKYQHPQAGILVKFKDKSIVANIVPSSLVENMTTTIITFTEASQLQKVEYNVRRQLASKGLVARFNLKDIVGASAGLECAKKEARAFAATDATVLIYGETGTGKELFAQSIHNLSARRKGPFVAINCSALPKELMESELFGYEEGAFTGARKTGKAGLFELAHGGTIFLDEIGTMPLDLQAKILRVIQEREVARLGGDKVIPVNVRIIAATNCNLEEAVRKGEFRQDLYYRLNVLLLRLPPLRERMEDIPLLFKHFVKKFATQLNADLQLPGQEDLEILQRYHWPGNVRELENFAERFVAIATYNRDPAGVLEHLLQEIKPATKQDCPAQVRTGPARTAPLAEALANNEVELIRAVGEEVNWNKKKMAEILGISPTTLWRKLKKAGLNSLKLTPVKE